A stretch of Spirosoma oryzicola DNA encodes these proteins:
- the mnmD gene encoding tRNA (5-methylaminomethyl-2-thiouridine)(34)-methyltransferase MnmD translates to MKADVRLIITADGSHTAINNVLDKTYHSIHGAYQESQRVYIELGLLEALATFTDEPLRIFEMGFGTGLNALLTAREAEAYKRPIHYTAIEAYPMSVEEAHQLNYDQLLGTSYLTDLHESPWNVPVPINPFFTLTKLEGSLQTLQTDERFHLIYYDAFAPTAQPELWEPEIFRQMASLLLPGGLLTTYCSKSYVQRNMRSAGLLVEKHPGPPRKRDILRAINPA, encoded by the coding sequence ATGAAAGCAGATGTTCGGTTAATAATCACGGCTGACGGTTCGCACACCGCCATAAACAATGTACTTGATAAAACATATCATTCGATTCACGGAGCTTACCAAGAATCGCAGCGGGTTTACATCGAACTAGGCTTGTTAGAGGCTCTTGCAACGTTTACCGACGAACCGTTGCGCATCTTTGAAATGGGGTTTGGAACGGGATTGAATGCCTTGTTGACAGCACGGGAAGCAGAAGCGTACAAGCGCCCAATTCATTACACGGCTATTGAAGCGTATCCGATGTCGGTAGAGGAGGCTCACCAGCTGAATTACGACCAGCTTCTGGGCACGTCTTACTTGACTGATCTGCACGAGTCACCCTGGAATGTCCCGGTTCCCATCAATCCGTTTTTTACCCTAACGAAACTAGAAGGTAGCCTACAGACTTTACAGACGGACGAACGCTTTCATTTAATTTATTACGATGCATTCGCCCCGACGGCTCAGCCTGAGTTATGGGAGCCGGAGATCTTTCGGCAAATGGCAAGCTTATTGCTCCCCGGAGGATTACTGACGACTTATTGTTCGAAGAGTTACGTTCAGCGAAACATGCGCTCAGCTGGTTTACTCGTTGAAAAGCATCCGGGTCCACCGCGTAAACGAGACATTCTAAGAGCCATAAATCCGGCGTAA